From the genome of Thermogutta terrifontis, one region includes:
- a CDS encoding lysophospholipid acyltransferase family protein codes for MGKSRGPLAATPAQGRDAAVGDLPPSLQNDLGLMKILATSNTSSPTLEVKNDSVHPVRAPGSRVPRVVTGGLRVLLALIARLISGASVRWVNCQPDTCQRVYFANHTSHLDAVVIWAALPSAVRAVTRPVAAKDYWVANPVRRYLACEVFNALLIDRQEIKIHHSPIAEILEAMGDKYSVIIFPEGGRTLGPDVAPFKSGLYYLAKRRPDLELVPVYLDNMNRILPRGEFLPVPLLTRVIFGPPMWLENGEPKQAFLERARQAVVRLREL; via the coding sequence GTGGGGAAGTCACGAGGGCCGCTTGCAGCGACGCCGGCGCAAGGGAGAGATGCGGCCGTTGGCGATTTGCCGCCGAGCCTTCAGAACGATCTGGGATTGATGAAAATCCTGGCCACATCGAATACTTCCAGTCCTACCTTGGAGGTGAAAAACGACAGTGTCCACCCAGTTCGGGCTCCGGGATCCCGTGTACCCAGGGTGGTCACCGGGGGGCTCCGCGTCCTGCTTGCGCTGATTGCCCGTCTGATCAGCGGGGCAAGTGTTCGCTGGGTGAATTGTCAGCCTGACACATGTCAACGCGTGTATTTTGCCAATCATACGAGCCATCTCGATGCGGTGGTCATATGGGCGGCGTTGCCTTCCGCCGTGCGGGCTGTCACCCGCCCGGTCGCAGCAAAGGACTACTGGGTGGCGAATCCGGTCCGTCGGTATCTAGCGTGTGAAGTTTTCAACGCTCTTCTCATCGATCGGCAGGAGATCAAGATCCACCACTCCCCGATCGCAGAGATCCTGGAAGCGATGGGCGACAAGTATTCGGTGATCATCTTCCCGGAGGGCGGGCGAACCCTCGGACCAGATGTGGCGCCGTTCAAGAGCGGCCTGTATTATCTCGCCAAGCGACGGCCGGACCTGGAGCTTGTGCCGGTCTATCTGGACAACATGAACCGCATCCTCCCCCGGGGTGAGTTTCTTCCAGTGCCGCTGCTCACGCGGGTCATCTTTGGTCCACCGATGTGGCTGGAGAATGGGGAACCAAAGCAGGCATTTCTGGAGCGGGCCCGGCAGGCGGTCGTCCGGCTCCGGGAACTGTAA
- a CDS encoding sensor histidine kinase — MLLSRLQYGFTQSAVRWLADRRRSLAWRLFTGFVLVALSSSLLAGLGTALFWRQHVQKRQERELQRVADIVTHARFPLGRSVLRQMRELSGVEFVTASRAGQILDSTIPLDKTDEKVLTTILGQHPEGRDPSRTVNLSGKQYRVKKIPVAYRTGSPDDAHAVLLLREQAALLSEMAPILPATGVAAGCAVALSAIVSIWLARSIAKPLSDLARATVRAARDWNASIPIPSTNNEVCDLAVAIQQMIRQRQEFERALRDEERNHALHEIGRGLAHQLRNLVTALRLAVDLHVQSCHEAGADDELRVAYRQLQVMEVTLREFLTLTAQLPHPELVDLRALLDEVLELLQPAIEHAQVTLRVEVSPDSDGKFPVEGHRWALFQLMANLITNGFEAARQGSHQPQVWVLLERRDNKGRLVVRDNGPGVADHVQERLFKAPVTTKPDGIGLGLLVCQTVAAQHHGTLSWSRQREWTEFVFEFPLASSGNPSTVESQA; from the coding sequence ATGTTGCTCTCTCGGCTTCAGTATGGATTTACGCAAAGTGCTGTTCGCTGGCTGGCGGATCGGCGGCGGTCGCTGGCCTGGCGATTGTTTACCGGCTTTGTTTTGGTAGCGCTGAGCAGCAGTCTGCTGGCGGGCCTGGGCACGGCGTTGTTTTGGCGCCAGCACGTGCAGAAACGTCAGGAACGCGAGTTACAGCGCGTGGCCGACATCGTCACCCACGCCAGATTTCCCCTGGGAAGAAGTGTGCTGCGACAAATGCGGGAACTTTCCGGAGTGGAGTTTGTCACCGCATCCCGCGCTGGACAAATCCTTGACAGTACCATTCCCCTCGATAAAACCGACGAGAAAGTGTTGACCACAATCCTCGGGCAGCATCCAGAAGGTCGAGACCCTAGCCGCACAGTGAACCTCTCGGGCAAGCAGTACCGGGTCAAAAAAATTCCCGTGGCGTATCGAACGGGCTCACCGGACGACGCCCACGCCGTACTGCTTCTTCGCGAGCAAGCGGCCTTACTGTCGGAGATGGCACCAATTCTTCCTGCGACGGGCGTTGCTGCCGGATGTGCCGTTGCCCTGTCGGCGATTGTCTCCATTTGGCTGGCGCGTTCCATCGCCAAACCACTCAGCGACCTGGCCAGGGCAACCGTTCGGGCGGCACGGGACTGGAATGCCTCCATCCCCATTCCTTCAACCAACAACGAGGTGTGCGACCTGGCCGTGGCGATTCAGCAAATGATCCGCCAGCGACAGGAGTTTGAACGGGCACTCCGCGATGAAGAACGCAACCATGCGCTGCATGAGATTGGCCGTGGACTCGCGCACCAACTGAGAAACCTGGTTACCGCGCTCCGTCTGGCCGTGGATCTCCATGTGCAGTCCTGTCATGAGGCTGGGGCTGATGACGAATTGAGGGTGGCGTACCGGCAACTTCAGGTGATGGAGGTCACTCTTCGCGAATTCCTCACCCTCACCGCCCAACTTCCGCATCCGGAACTTGTGGATCTACGCGCGCTGCTGGACGAGGTTCTGGAGTTGCTCCAGCCAGCCATCGAGCATGCTCAGGTGACACTTCGGGTGGAAGTTTCACCGGATTCCGACGGAAAATTTCCTGTGGAAGGACATCGATGGGCCCTGTTTCAACTGATGGCCAATCTGATCACCAATGGATTTGAGGCAGCCCGACAGGGCTCTCACCAGCCTCAGGTGTGGGTTCTGCTCGAGCGCCGCGATAACAAAGGGCGACTGGTGGTGAGGGACAACGGGCCAGGCGTGGCAGATCATGTGCAGGAGCGACTGTTCAAAGCACCCGTCACGACCAAGCCGGACGGAATTGGGCTGGGCCTTTTGGTCTGTCAGACTGTGGCCGCCCAACACCACGGGACGCTGAGCTGGTCTCGCCAGCGTGAGTGGACCGAGTTTGTCTTTGAATTCCCACTCGCGTCAAGTGGAAACCCGTCAACGGTAGAATCGCAGGCGTGA
- a CDS encoding DtxR family transcriptional regulator: MAHGLRGITWISQWLWPIRTRWKRRVLFEDALKFIHEREETGQPVTPEELASAIGIPPKSLPGFVGRLREIGYLEPEREGDRNLRLTAEGRQEALRIVRLHRLWEHYLAEQTGLAPEEWHAAAHRLEHSTTPETANSLAAQLGFPRFDPHGDPIPTETGEIVQREGTPISESKPGDVVQVCHIEDEPVTAYQELLSHDLHLGTPLRVEKIRQDGVTVRHQGQTIRLSPEASANLWVKVAPDIESRPWEQPRATLADLRLGEVGIVKGISPQCRGLQRRRLLDLGFVPGTRVVAELRSPSGDPTAYRVRNTLIALRRDQAQLIDIEPVKTGTDTKSLQPVQNQSP, translated from the coding sequence ATGGCTCACGGATTGCGTGGAATAACGTGGATCTCTCAGTGGCTGTGGCCGATCCGAACGCGGTGGAAACGGCGAGTCCTTTTCGAAGATGCGTTGAAATTCATCCACGAAAGGGAGGAAACGGGGCAACCGGTCACCCCGGAAGAGCTGGCGTCGGCAATCGGCATCCCACCTAAGAGCTTACCCGGCTTCGTCGGTCGACTCCGGGAAATAGGTTACCTGGAACCGGAGCGAGAGGGGGACAGAAATTTGCGGCTCACTGCGGAGGGGCGGCAGGAGGCCCTTCGGATTGTCCGATTACACCGGTTGTGGGAACATTATCTTGCCGAGCAAACCGGGCTGGCGCCCGAAGAGTGGCACGCGGCGGCGCATCGCCTGGAACACTCCACCACTCCGGAGACCGCGAACTCGCTTGCCGCCCAACTCGGATTTCCTCGCTTCGATCCGCACGGGGATCCCATCCCCACGGAAACCGGCGAGATCGTCCAGCGGGAGGGGACGCCAATTTCGGAGAGCAAGCCGGGCGATGTGGTGCAGGTCTGCCACATCGAAGACGAGCCCGTCACCGCGTACCAGGAACTTCTCTCGCATGACTTGCACCTTGGCACACCGCTGCGGGTGGAAAAAATCCGCCAGGACGGCGTCACCGTCCGCCATCAGGGTCAGACGATCCGTCTGTCGCCCGAGGCTTCTGCCAATCTGTGGGTCAAAGTAGCCCCGGACATTGAGTCCCGACCATGGGAACAGCCCAGGGCGACACTCGCGGACCTTCGCCTGGGAGAGGTTGGGATTGTGAAGGGGATTTCACCCCAGTGTCGTGGACTGCAGCGACGGCGCCTGCTCGACCTGGGTTTCGTGCCGGGGACCCGAGTGGTCGCGGAACTGCGCAGCCCCAGCGGCGATCCCACAGCCTACCGAGTCCGTAACACGCTCATTGCCCTGCGACGAGATCAGGCCCAGTTGATCGACATCGAGCCCGTCAAGACGGGGACCGACACAAAGTCTTTGCAGCCGGTTCAGAATCAATCGCCATGA
- the feoB gene encoding ferrous iron transport protein B, producing MKILARQCDSCQLCPAGSAAGTALLQVERGQADFVVALAGNPNTGKSTVFNALTGLHQHTGNWPGKTVARAEGFFTYQGKRFKLVDLPGTYSLMATSYDEEVARDFLLFGRPDVTIIVVDATRLERNLNLALQVLEITDRAVICLNLMDEARRHGITIDVPALERELGVPVVPAAARFGQGIDELVQVVAQVAHGERTCRPRRVGGEAPSLKAAVDQLSQLLLEAFPGLTNANWVALRLLDGDPNVTEAVRSGMLGELGERETLLDGSSSLSRTGTEQPAGDSTRALRETIIETASSLRWQIGMDFHQTLVETIYAAAAEIADRVVRYDEAQKARWEEKLDRILTSPLFGYPIMVALFLVVIWITVQGANYPSALLNWLLVETLYPAVRGLFVAAGAPSWITGLLVDGGLLATAWVVSVMLPPMAIFFPLFTLLEDLGYLPRVAFNLDRFFRWAGAHGKQALTMTMGFGCNAAGVVACRIIDSPRERLVAILTNNFSLCNGRWPTQILLATIFLGSLVPPYLSGAVAAAGVVGVALLGIIMTFVVSWLLTRTVLRGEVSTFHLELPPYRPPQILQTLYTSLIDRTLIVLWRAVVFAFPAGMATWAVANIWIGGDTLAAHIVRWLDPFGRFVGLNGVILLAYVVAIPANEIVIPTILMLTVLLTGAGGIHAQAGVLFEPEDLTLTARIFQEAGWTPVTALCLMLFSLMHNPCSTTIYTIYKETGSTKWTIVAVVLPILMGLTACFLVNATLGRFF from the coding sequence ATGAAGATACTAGCGCGGCAATGTGATAGCTGTCAGCTTTGTCCGGCAGGAAGCGCGGCAGGAACGGCACTCCTCCAGGTGGAACGCGGCCAGGCGGACTTCGTCGTCGCGCTGGCAGGCAATCCAAATACCGGAAAGAGCACGGTTTTCAACGCCCTGACCGGGTTGCATCAGCACACGGGCAACTGGCCTGGCAAGACCGTCGCTCGGGCCGAGGGGTTTTTCACATACCAGGGGAAACGCTTCAAGCTGGTGGATTTGCCCGGCACCTATTCCCTGATGGCCACTAGCTACGATGAGGAAGTGGCCCGTGATTTCCTCCTTTTCGGGCGGCCGGACGTCACCATCATCGTGGTGGATGCGACCCGCCTGGAGCGTAATCTGAACCTTGCCCTCCAGGTTCTGGAAATCACCGACCGTGCGGTAATCTGTCTCAATCTCATGGATGAGGCCCGACGCCACGGAATCACGATTGATGTACCCGCTCTGGAACGTGAACTGGGAGTGCCGGTGGTCCCGGCCGCGGCACGGTTCGGGCAGGGGATCGACGAGTTGGTACAGGTTGTTGCCCAAGTGGCCCACGGAGAGCGGACATGCCGCCCTCGACGCGTCGGCGGCGAGGCCCCCAGTTTGAAAGCGGCGGTCGATCAACTCAGCCAGCTTCTCCTGGAGGCTTTCCCCGGACTGACGAACGCCAACTGGGTCGCGCTCCGGCTGTTGGACGGCGATCCTAACGTGACCGAAGCCGTCAGGTCGGGAATGCTCGGGGAACTCGGAGAGCGGGAAACGCTGCTGGATGGCTCGTCCTCGCTGTCTCGAACGGGCACGGAACAACCGGCTGGGGACTCCACCAGGGCCCTCCGGGAGACGATCATTGAGACGGCCTCCTCCCTGCGCTGGCAGATCGGCATGGATTTCCACCAAACGCTGGTGGAGACGATCTACGCGGCGGCAGCCGAAATTGCGGATCGCGTCGTCCGGTATGACGAGGCGCAAAAAGCGCGGTGGGAGGAAAAGCTGGACCGCATCCTCACCAGTCCCCTGTTCGGTTATCCCATCATGGTGGCGCTATTCCTCGTCGTCATTTGGATCACCGTCCAGGGGGCAAATTATCCTTCCGCATTGCTCAATTGGTTGCTGGTGGAAACCCTCTATCCAGCCGTGCGCGGGCTGTTCGTGGCGGCCGGCGCACCTTCCTGGATAACCGGTCTGCTGGTCGATGGAGGACTTCTTGCCACGGCGTGGGTCGTGAGCGTGATGCTTCCCCCGATGGCCATTTTCTTTCCCCTTTTCACACTGTTGGAAGACCTCGGCTATTTACCGCGGGTGGCGTTCAACCTGGACCGCTTTTTCCGCTGGGCTGGCGCCCACGGTAAACAGGCGCTGACGATGACCATGGGTTTTGGCTGCAATGCTGCGGGAGTGGTCGCCTGCCGAATTATCGACAGTCCCCGGGAACGGCTCGTGGCCATCCTCACCAATAACTTTTCGCTCTGTAACGGTCGCTGGCCCACGCAGATTCTGCTGGCCACCATCTTTCTGGGCAGCCTGGTGCCTCCCTATCTTTCCGGCGCGGTCGCGGCGGCCGGCGTGGTGGGCGTCGCCCTTCTGGGCATCATCATGACGTTCGTCGTGTCCTGGCTTTTGACCAGAACCGTCCTCCGGGGAGAGGTCTCCACGTTCCATCTGGAACTGCCGCCCTACCGGCCACCGCAAATCCTGCAAACTCTCTACACCTCATTGATCGATCGCACCCTCATCGTCCTCTGGCGTGCAGTGGTGTTCGCCTTTCCAGCGGGAATGGCCACCTGGGCTGTGGCCAACATATGGATCGGTGGCGACACACTCGCCGCTCATATCGTCCGATGGCTCGATCCCTTCGGTCGATTCGTGGGCTTGAATGGGGTCATCCTGCTGGCCTATGTGGTGGCCATCCCGGCCAACGAAATTGTTATTCCCACCATCCTTATGCTGACAGTCCTGCTGACAGGAGCAGGCGGTATCCACGCCCAGGCCGGTGTCCTGTTTGAACCTGAAGATCTGACCCTCACAGCTCGCATTTTCCAGGAAGCAGGCTGGACCCCCGTCACCGCCCTCTGTCTTATGCTCTTCAGCCTCATGCACAACCCATGCTCGACAACCATCTATACGATCTACAAAGAAACCGGCAGCACCAAATGGACGATCGTCGCTGTCGTGTTACCGATCCTGATGGGGTTGACAGCCTGTTTTCTGGTCAATGCCACACTGGGGCGGTTCTTCTGA
- a CDS encoding sigma-54-dependent transcriptional regulator: MANILIVDDQPDICWALSKLARQMGHSAITLTAAEDLFRQLEEARGDLVILDVRLPGMDGLEALRQLRQLRPRLPVIVITAYGDLDVAVQAIQAGAFDYLTKPFTLETAAQAIRRALATPALQTASPDATDDRQGNELQLIGVSPAMQAVFKQIAVVAPTDSAVHITGESGTGKELVARAIHHYSPRRDRPFVVAHLAALSPSLVESELFGHVRGAFTGAESDHVGLLQRANGGTLFIDEVADIPLNVQAKLLRALEYREFCPVGGTKPVQVNFRLISATHQDLRRLVREGAFRHDLFYRLVTFEIHLPPLRERKEDIEPLAKYFLGRLAAQSGKAPPAWSADFREALLARPWWGNVRELRHALEHALIVSRGGVLHADHLPPALSRSQQDVAEEESLRDCVQKWVQQAVTDPTLEGRLYEAFLQLVEPVLLEAALEIHRGQYIHAARHLGIHRVTLRKKLQQYRELRRFADRSAETSSEADPSE, translated from the coding sequence ATGGCGAACATTCTGATTGTCGATGATCAACCGGATATCTGCTGGGCGCTCTCCAAGCTTGCCCGGCAGATGGGACATTCCGCCATCACGCTGACGGCGGCAGAGGACCTGTTTCGCCAACTGGAAGAAGCTCGCGGCGATCTGGTGATCCTCGATGTGCGTCTGCCTGGGATGGACGGTCTGGAGGCCCTCCGGCAGCTTCGCCAACTTCGCCCCCGACTGCCCGTCATTGTCATCACGGCTTACGGTGATCTGGACGTGGCCGTCCAGGCAATCCAGGCAGGGGCCTTCGACTATCTGACAAAACCATTCACGCTGGAAACTGCCGCCCAGGCCATCAGACGTGCCCTGGCCACCCCGGCTTTGCAAACCGCATCGCCGGACGCAACGGATGACCGACAGGGAAACGAGTTGCAGCTCATCGGCGTTTCACCCGCCATGCAAGCGGTTTTCAAGCAGATTGCCGTGGTGGCACCCACCGATTCGGCAGTGCACATTACCGGCGAAAGCGGGACAGGAAAAGAACTGGTCGCGAGGGCCATTCATCACTACAGCCCTCGCCGCGATCGTCCCTTTGTTGTCGCCCACCTCGCGGCCCTCAGTCCCTCGCTCGTTGAGAGCGAACTTTTCGGCCACGTGCGCGGTGCCTTCACAGGAGCCGAGTCGGATCACGTGGGGCTGCTTCAGCGGGCGAACGGGGGCACTCTGTTTATCGACGAAGTCGCCGACATTCCGCTGAACGTTCAGGCCAAGTTGCTTCGAGCCTTGGAATATCGCGAATTCTGCCCGGTGGGTGGCACAAAACCGGTCCAGGTCAATTTTCGCCTCATTTCGGCCACACACCAGGATCTGCGCAGACTCGTCAGAGAGGGCGCGTTCCGACATGATTTGTTTTATCGGCTTGTGACATTCGAAATCCATCTCCCTCCCTTGAGGGAGCGGAAGGAAGACATTGAACCGCTGGCAAAGTACTTTCTGGGACGGCTGGCCGCGCAATCGGGAAAGGCACCTCCGGCCTGGTCCGCGGATTTTCGCGAGGCGCTTCTGGCGCGTCCCTGGTGGGGAAATGTACGCGAGTTACGGCACGCCCTGGAGCACGCCCTCATCGTCAGTCGAGGAGGCGTCCTGCATGCCGACCACCTCCCGCCAGCCCTGTCACGCAGCCAGCAGGATGTCGCGGAGGAAGAATCGCTTCGCGATTGTGTGCAGAAATGGGTGCAGCAAGCCGTGACCGATCCGACCCTCGAGGGCCGACTGTACGAAGCGTTTCTCCAGCTTGTGGAACCGGTGCTCCTGGAAGCCGCCCTGGAAATCCATCGAGGCCAGTACATCCATGCGGCGCGGCATCTGGGAATTCACCGTGTCACGCTGCGAAAAAAGCTCCAGCAGTACCGAGAGCTCCGCCGGTTTGCCGATCGGTCGGCGGAGACCTCTTCGGAGGCTGATCCAAGCGAGTGA
- a CDS encoding Gfo/Idh/MocA family protein gives MTHNESATPRTEKKTVLAGIVGSGFSATFHFHSIQKVYGTHVKVVGVYSRNQTAAEQFAAARGIRAFPSLESLLDEVEVVHICTPPVTHEPFSIAALKRDKFVICEKPLTGYFGDGSPDFHGDRFPKQVALDAALASVERILEAEAASRGRLLYAENWVYAPSIQKEREILEKTKGQILWIHGEEAHSGSHSEEYAFWKFCGGGVLIGKGCHPLTAALYLKRVEGRTRLGRPIRPKMVSARTHAITRLPTFVDMGHIRCDYYDIDDFSMIHIEFEDGMIATVFASDIVLGGVHNWLEVCANNHRTICNINPNTAMLTYNPREEYFKDIYVVEKIGTKQGWAFTSPDEDWMTGYPQEMEAFYRTIAYGEPLESDSRLAADAISTIYSAYVSAEQGGKAVPVRTFD, from the coding sequence ATGACACACAACGAGTCTGCAACCCCAAGGACAGAGAAGAAAACCGTCCTCGCCGGTATTGTAGGATCCGGCTTTTCGGCCACCTTTCATTTCCACTCCATCCAAAAGGTTTACGGGACTCACGTGAAAGTGGTCGGCGTATACTCCCGAAATCAGACGGCTGCCGAACAATTTGCCGCCGCCCGGGGGATTCGTGCGTTCCCGTCGCTCGAATCGCTCCTCGATGAGGTGGAAGTCGTGCACATCTGCACACCGCCCGTCACGCACGAACCGTTCTCCATTGCCGCGCTCAAACGAGACAAATTTGTCATCTGCGAAAAGCCCCTGACGGGGTATTTCGGGGACGGCTCGCCCGATTTTCATGGAGATCGATTCCCCAAACAGGTGGCCTTGGATGCGGCACTGGCGAGTGTCGAGCGAATTCTCGAAGCCGAAGCGGCCAGCCGTGGACGACTGCTCTACGCGGAAAACTGGGTCTATGCCCCCTCGATTCAGAAAGAGCGCGAAATCCTGGAAAAAACCAAGGGGCAGATTCTGTGGATTCACGGCGAGGAGGCTCACAGCGGTTCCCACTCCGAAGAATACGCCTTCTGGAAGTTCTGTGGTGGCGGCGTCCTCATCGGCAAGGGATGCCATCCGCTGACGGCCGCACTGTACCTGAAGCGGGTGGAAGGCCGCACGCGGTTGGGAAGGCCCATCCGGCCGAAAATGGTCTCCGCGCGGACGCACGCCATCACCCGCCTGCCCACCTTTGTGGACATGGGTCACATCCGGTGCGATTACTACGACATCGACGATTTTTCGATGATCCACATTGAATTCGAAGACGGAATGATCGCCACCGTGTTCGCCTCCGACATCGTACTCGGCGGAGTTCACAACTGGCTGGAGGTCTGCGCGAACAACCATCGCACCATCTGCAACATCAATCCCAACACGGCCATGCTCACGTACAATCCCCGCGAAGAGTATTTCAAGGACATCTATGTGGTGGAAAAGATCGGCACGAAACAGGGCTGGGCATTCACCTCTCCGGATGAAGACTGGATGACCGGTTACCCGCAGGAGATGGAAGCCTTTTATCGCACAATCGCCTACGGCGAACCTCTGGAGAGCGATAGCCGCCTGGCTGCGGACGCCATCTCCACGATCTACAGCGCCTACGTGTCGGCGGAACAAGGGGGAAAAGCTGTCCCGGTTCGCACTTTCGATTAA
- a CDS encoding SMP-30/gluconolactonase/LRE family protein: MKCRSAFAGWLSALSMITVVCGSAVAYADENRANSEAGKMPQRVEDIVPPGTEPTVLGTGYGFCEGPAADAEGNVYFSDGKNDSIYVYREGKGVELFVNDSTDANGMMFNSKGELLVCEGAARRVVAFDVTTRKKRIVASNYQGTPFNEPNDLTVDLQDGFYFTDPNYHHRGQPSLMKEAVYYVNPQGEVTRVSEVCVRPNGILLDPRNRYLYLADNAAGLIYRYPVVGPGKLGEVEKWIDLGAHPDGMTMDEWGNLYVACGKAGVKVYTENGQYLGTIVVPYASNCVFGGREFRTLFVTSADKFLAIPTQVRGAPPVVCRSHEKSQERP, encoded by the coding sequence ATGAAGTGCCGTTCTGCTTTCGCCGGTTGGTTGAGCGCGCTGTCGATGATTACGGTCGTGTGCGGTTCGGCTGTTGCTTATGCAGATGAGAATCGAGCGAATTCGGAGGCAGGCAAGATGCCGCAGCGCGTGGAGGACATCGTGCCGCCGGGAACAGAACCGACTGTCCTGGGAACTGGATACGGGTTCTGTGAAGGACCGGCCGCCGATGCCGAAGGAAATGTCTATTTCTCGGACGGAAAAAACGACTCGATCTACGTTTATCGGGAAGGAAAAGGGGTGGAGCTCTTCGTCAACGACAGCACTGATGCCAACGGTATGATGTTCAACAGCAAAGGCGAACTTCTGGTCTGTGAAGGAGCTGCCCGGAGGGTTGTCGCCTTTGATGTCACAACCAGGAAAAAGCGCATCGTAGCGTCAAATTATCAGGGAACTCCCTTCAACGAACCCAATGACCTCACCGTCGATTTGCAGGACGGTTTCTACTTCACCGACCCCAATTACCACCACCGCGGACAACCGTCGCTGATGAAAGAAGCCGTTTACTACGTGAATCCACAGGGGGAGGTTACGCGCGTTTCCGAAGTCTGTGTCCGGCCGAACGGCATCTTGCTGGATCCACGTAATCGCTACCTCTATCTCGCCGACAATGCGGCGGGCCTCATTTATCGATATCCGGTGGTTGGACCCGGGAAGCTCGGTGAAGTTGAGAAATGGATCGATCTGGGGGCCCATCCCGATGGAATGACAATGGACGAGTGGGGAAATCTCTACGTGGCCTGTGGAAAGGCCGGAGTTAAAGTTTATACCGAGAACGGACAGTATCTCGGAACAATTGTCGTGCCTTACGCTTCGAACTGCGTTTTTGGTGGGAGGGAATTCCGCACTCTGTTCGTCACATCAGCAGACAAGTTCCTGGCCATCCCCACTCAGGTCCGCGGTGCGCCCCCTGTTGTGTGCAGGTCACACGAAAAATCGCAAGAAAGGCCGTAA
- the galE gene encoding UDP-glucose 4-epimerase GalE translates to MNVLVVGGAGYIGSHAVKLLAEVGHTVVVVDNLSRGHREAVPTTIPFYEMPLADTEGLKRVLKRYRIECVMHFAALAYVGESVERPLAYYDNNVAQTVSLLRAMEAAGVDKMVFSSTCATYGEPKVVPIVEETPQEPINPYGRSKLFVEKILADYATSRPAFSYAALRYFNVAGAARDGSLGEDHDPETHLIPSLLLTALGKRPQFVVFGTDYPTPDGTCIRDYIHVEDLCRAHIMVMEALQAGSRLIYNLGIGRGYSVKEVLHSVERVTGRKIPVVYGPRRPGDPAILYADATKIRRELNWTPEYTEIDAIVETAWQWFKDHPDGYRRKS, encoded by the coding sequence ATGAACGTGCTTGTCGTCGGTGGTGCTGGATATATTGGTTCCCATGCTGTGAAGCTGCTTGCCGAAGTCGGTCACACCGTCGTTGTGGTGGACAATCTCAGCCGGGGACACCGCGAGGCCGTTCCCACCACGATTCCGTTTTATGAAATGCCCCTGGCCGATACCGAGGGTCTCAAACGGGTCCTCAAGCGGTACCGCATCGAGTGCGTCATGCATTTTGCAGCCCTCGCCTATGTGGGCGAATCCGTGGAGCGCCCTCTCGCTTACTACGACAACAATGTCGCTCAAACGGTGTCTCTCCTCCGAGCGATGGAGGCTGCAGGCGTGGACAAGATGGTATTCAGCTCCACCTGCGCCACGTATGGTGAACCGAAAGTGGTTCCGATCGTGGAGGAAACACCCCAGGAACCCATCAATCCGTATGGACGCTCCAAACTTTTTGTGGAAAAAATTCTTGCCGATTACGCAACGAGTCGTCCAGCCTTTTCCTATGCAGCGCTCCGCTACTTCAATGTGGCGGGTGCGGCGCGGGATGGCAGTCTGGGAGAGGATCACGATCCAGAAACCCATTTAATTCCCTCGCTTCTTCTGACGGCCCTAGGAAAACGTCCCCAGTTTGTCGTGTTTGGGACCGACTACCCTACCCCGGACGGCACATGTATTCGGGACTACATTCATGTGGAAGACCTCTGCCGCGCGCACATCATGGTGATGGAGGCGCTCCAGGCGGGATCGCGGCTCATTTATAATCTGGGCATCGGCCGCGGCTATTCGGTGAAAGAGGTGCTGCACTCCGTAGAACGGGTCACCGGCCGAAAGATCCCGGTGGTGTATGGCCCCAGGAGGCCCGGCGACCCTGCCATTCTCTATGCAGATGCTACCAAAATCCGCCGCGAGCTGAACTGGACTCCTGAGTACACAGAAATCGACGCGATCGTGGAAACCGCCTGGCAGTGGTTCAAGGATCACCCCGACGGTTACCGCCGAAAGTCGTAG
- a CDS encoding adenine phosphoribosyltransferase — protein MDLASYIRSIPNFPKPGIIFRDITPLLASPEALRETVRQLADAVRDRDVEAIAAAEARGFLFAAPLALELNVGLIPIRKPGKLPSETFSHTYTLEYGTDTLEMHKDAIKPGTRVLVVDDLLATGGTVEACCRLIEKAGGIVVGCAFVIELTDLKGAERLARYRPVSLIKFSGG, from the coding sequence ATTGACCTCGCGAGCTACATCCGCTCAATCCCCAACTTTCCCAAACCGGGGATTATTTTCCGCGACATCACGCCATTGCTGGCTTCTCCCGAAGCTCTGCGAGAAACGGTGCGGCAGCTCGCCGATGCCGTCCGCGACCGAGATGTAGAAGCCATAGCAGCCGCCGAAGCTCGGGGTTTCCTTTTCGCCGCCCCGCTCGCCCTGGAGCTGAACGTGGGGCTGATCCCCATTCGTAAGCCGGGGAAACTGCCCTCTGAAACTTTTTCTCACACCTATACTCTGGAGTACGGAACCGACACCCTGGAAATGCACAAAGACGCCATCAAGCCGGGAACGCGGGTACTGGTGGTCGACGATCTCCTGGCAACCGGTGGGACTGTGGAAGCGTGCTGCCGACTTATAGAGAAGGCTGGCGGAATTGTGGTCGGCTGTGCTTTTGTTATCGAACTGACCGATCTCAAGGGGGCCGAACGTTTGGCCCGATACCGCCCGGTGAGCCTCATCAAATTCAGCGGCGGATGA